From Arachis stenosperma cultivar V10309 chromosome 2, arast.V10309.gnm1.PFL2, whole genome shotgun sequence, one genomic window encodes:
- the LOC130962818 gene encoding uncharacterized protein LOC130962818 — MKNRGEAIKKLEFQVGYLSEKMPKPTDSFPSDTEKNPRGEAKKVRWEDCNMVTTNDKETEDKPSKLSEQPENTLVEKEKKNQQEPEISQQELLRLYAPFPQLLKGAVGKRMYSRFLDSFASLNVNIPFIKVIQQMPEFIKYMKELLPRKSSLKGGQTIVMNKDCSTLIQTQLPAKRKDPGSFHVPCAIGETNFDRALCNLGASINLIPLSLVKRLQINEILPTDVVIRLADKTQKQAVGVVENVLLKVGKYFLPTDFVILDMEESHLHPIILGRPFLATARALIDVEKGELILRIHDEQLSFSVFELSLEKDEEDKETSKVHHEILKEEASTEAQSAYPEIHWVDGQGQQQVPQVKEKLEEPKPPEDCEDINKSSSKKEATRSKKKAPGAKKKVPRGWRNKKIPTEDFSPGDKVISAYFTDIPPNLPTVPSQLPKVFTINRVFSLEHIEIIDTTNGYKSTARGEDFKHYQPP; from the coding sequence ATGAAAAATCGGGGGGAAGCAATCAAGAAGCTGGAATTCCAAGTGGGATATCTGTCTGAGAAGATGCCCAAACCCACTGATAGCTTCCCAAGTGACACGGAGAAGAATCCGAGAGGTGAAGCGAAGAAGGTAAGATGGGAAGACTGCAATATGGTCACTACAAATGACAAGGAGACTGAAGATAAGCCAAGCAAGCTGTCAGAACAACCTGAAAATACCTTAgtagagaaggagaagaaaaaccAACAAGAACCAGAAATCTCACAACAGGAGCTGCTGAGACTATATGCACCATTTCCTCAACTGCTAAAGGGTGCTGTGGGAAAGAGAATGTACTCAAGGTTCTTAGACTCATTTGCATCTTTGAATGTGAACATACCATTCATCAAGGTCATTCAGCAAATGCCAGAATTCATCAAGTATATGAAGGAACTACTTCCCAGGAAGAGCTCACTCAAGGGGGGCCAGACTATAGTGATGAACAAGGATTGCAGCACCCTCATTCAAACACAATTGCCTGCGAAAAGAaaagatccagggagttttcatGTCCCTTGTGCTATAGGGGAAACAAATTTTGATAGAGCACTTTGCAatttgggagcaagcatcaacttaataccCCTATCTCTGGTAAAAAGGCTGCAGATCAATGAGATACTACCTACAGATGTAGTCATAAGGCTGGCTGACAAGACTCAAAAGCAAGCAGTAGGAGTGGTGGAAAATGTGTTGCTCAAAGTTGGAAAATATTTTCTCCCAACAGACTTTGTCATCCTGGACATGGAAGAGAGTCACCTGCACCCAATCATATTGGGGAGACCATTTCTAGCTACTGCTAGAGCACTGATAGATGTGGAGAAAGGAGAGCTAATATTAAGGATCCATGATGAACAACTGAGCTTCAGTGTTTTCGAACTCTCACTGGAAAAAGATGAAGAGGACAAAGAAACGAGCAAAGTGCATCATGAGATACTAAAGGAAGAAGCAAGCACTGAAGCACAATCAGCTTATCCTGAGATTCACTGGGTTGATGGACAAGGCCAGCAGCAAGTGCCACAGGTCAAGGAAAAATTGGAGGAACCTAAGCCACCAGAAGATTGTGAGGACATTAACAAAAGCTCATCAAAGAAGGAGGCCACCAGGAGTAAGAAAAAAGCACCAGGggcaaagaagaaggtaccAAGGGGGTGGCGGAACAAGAAGATTCCTACGGAAGATTTCTCTCCAGGGGATAAAGTAATCTCAGCCTACTTCACAGATATCCCCCCTAATCTCCCCACTGTACCATCTCAGCTACCTAAGGTCTTCACCATCAACAGAGTTTTCTCCTTGGAGCATATAGAGATCATTGATACAACCAATGGATACAAGTCCACTGCCAGAGGAGAAGACTTTAAGCATTACCAACCACCATAA